In the genome of Naumovozyma dairenensis CBS 421 chromosome 7, complete genome, the window CTGTGAAGTTCTCTTAAGGAAGAAACCAATGCTACGTCGTCGGTATCATCGGATGTAACGTGTCAGAATTCTCTCCACAACTTACCATTCCCAACCCTAAGACCAGATGTGTCCCGGGGCCAGGGTGAGGAACGAGCAAAATTTGAGAATTTTCCGCCatgcaaaaaaaaaaattaaaaaataaaaaaaaaaaattctcTGACCTTCTTTTCTGCTTTACACCGACAAATTTCCATGGCTCTTCCTACGGGATTTCCACTGTAGAACAATACTTGTATACGTATACACATTTATGTATTTTATGTATGTGTCGGTCCCCACCCCTCCCCTCCCCTCCCTCCCCAAACGGGTAACACACGCACGCACACTCACACGAagagtgaaaaatttgaaaaaaagtgaaaagTTGTTTGTTGATGAATGAGGAAGGGAGGAAGGAAGGAAGGAGAcagtaagtaagtaagtaagtaagtaagtaagtaagtgagtaatcaaatattatatgCAAGAGACTCTGCTCAAGACTTAGAAATCACTGCACAACACCTAGCATGTACGTTATGctaaagtgaaaaattcaataccTTTGCTGGATGGGTGGAATAATCGATGATTGAGTGATGGATCGATTGATCCTTTTATTCATAgcacaaaaaaaaattatataaaaaggaGACATATCCTCCATTGTTATATAactcaatttcaatttgtcTTTTCACTtcttaattttcttttatataatatcatAAAAGACCAGCAATTTACATTACTAAATCAACTCCAACCAACAACCCCCAGCCCCCTAATACACATACTATATACCAAAAATGTCTGACGATGAACAACACACTTTCGAAACCGCTGATGCTGGTTCCTCTGCTACTTACCCAATGCAATGTTCTGCCTTAAGAAAGAACGGTTTCGTCGTTATTAAGGGTAGACCATGTAAGATTGTTGATATGTCCACTTCTAAGACTGGTAAGCACGGTCACGCTAAAGTTCATTTAGTCGCTATAGATATTTTCACTAGTaagaaattggaagatTTATCTCCATCTACTCATAACATGGAATGTCCAGTCGTTAAGAGAACTGAAtatcaattattagatatCGATGACGGTTACTTATCTTTGATGACCATGGATGGTGAAACTAAAGATGACGTTAAAATGCCTGAAGGTGAATTAGGTGAAACTATGAGAGCTGCTTTCGATGAAGGTAAGGATTTAATGGTCACTATTATTGCTGCCATGGGTGAAGAAGCTGCTATCTCTTTCAAGGAAGCTCCACAAGgtaattaaaaaaatggttaaagaaaaatagaaatttcattaattttaacttagcattttttttacttgTAACTACCGCCCCTCATtcaacaatatcattaattttaaCTTAACTTTACTTTGCATTAtatgaacaagaagataTCCAAATTGTCCTTGTTCCTTTCCAACCCTCACTTTAccattttatttatttatttattattaatcttttaaggaaggaaagaaagaaagaaacgagagaaaaaaaacaaaaggaaaaggaagaaactAAAAACCATAACCAAATTTACATTccattaattaaatataaaggttcttttctttttacaCTAATTCCTTATgacattatattatattatgttatattatatttttacatatcatatatattttttcttctaatattatattatactagttattattcaaaatgagaataataacttcatcattaaaaaacaaaaaatctATTCGATTCTTTTTTAACTAaataagaaggaaaaataacATATACAAATTTGtcgaaagaaaaataaaaaatataagcTTTGTTCCGTACGTAGAAATACAGTAGTTATTACAGAaggaatatttgaatatttttttatagaatTATTTGCCGTGtgttttgttcttttttatttttttttttcctttcaaatagaatttgattaattattaatattacaCGAAATTGACGTAAAATTTCACTAATTTTCCTTTGGTTCAGGATGAGCATCACCATATACTTTACAATCTTCCTTCGATTGTTTAACAACACATTTTAGAGTTTgtccaataataatagaagaTTTTTTACTaacttcaaaattttccatcatatccttttctttatacatgtttaaaatataattcaaaattcCTCTTAGTATAATAACCCTTGTATTAGCATCTGCTTCACTAAACGTTAAAGTCATATAATCTTCAAACCTCTTCGGATGTGAAGTTTGACTAGCAACTTCCCATGAATCAATGGAATTTGGACTTAAAACATTATGTTGTCCACAATGTGTACCCTTTTGATCCCATGATAACACATCCatatcaaaatcaatatcaGGAACTGCTAATTCTTGATGATAAACACCATTACTTTCAACAAGTAAACTTAACATTGGTCTATAAAATCTTTCACCACAACCACAATGTTCAATATGTAACTTGGGGAAACCAACCCATATTTGTTTACCTTTAACATGTGGTAATAATTCTGGTAGGGGAACAAATTGTGTACCACCTCTCATACCACcgaatttattatcatcagaAAGATCTAAAGTCTTGGCTTCAAAAACCATCTCACAAATACCATCATTTAATGAacattttaaaatttcTAATGgtgaaaatgaataaatgaaataaattataCCTCTTGAAAATGCACTTTCTGAAGAAGTTTGATGGAAAAATGGTGCCCaattcttctctttttctttaaatttacGTGATGCATCTGGTAATgtaaatttaattaatggTGTGTTTCTTCTATGTGGCATGAATGAAAATActcttctcttttcttcttcatcatcttccatattgaaaatgacCAATGGTTCTTCCATATTGTCAGTTTTTCTTAAAATTACATGAGGATCTTCTGGACCTTTCCAATCACCATTCGtgttatatttaatatctAATACAGTTGGATATGTTATAAAATATTGTGATaagatttcttctttcctCTTTTTAGCCTCCATTTCACGTCTCGTATTATCTACAACACATGTTTCATATAATGTTttatctttcttcaaatgatcACATGAATGCATAcctaattcttcatctagTTTTTgtatttctaattcaatatctttGTGGGgaattaaatcattatatgGGATTCTTTTACCAATCAATTCATTCCAATCTTTATCAAAAGCTTGAGCTCTAATCATGGAAACATGAGGATGATCTCTAACACCATTACGAGTATAAACTATTCTTGAAAACATAACATGACATTGTTCCCTTTCTAACCAAACTGAAGATCCACCAAATCTCATCCAAtgttcattaataattttctcCTCTGACCAatccttttcattatctgaacttaattctttaccaaggaatttatcatttttccTTAAATCACGTCTTAATTCCAttaaatcatcttctaaaattttattccaTCTTGAATGTTCAATAATATTCGTATATTGTAAATCTTCACATTTCACTAAAGTATCATAATCCTTatgaaattcattttctaattttttagaACCATGACCATgaccattattatcattatcgtcGTTATCTTTCTCAATATTCagttttttcaaatctaaaTTAGATACATAACcaattaattcatcttctataTAATCTTGATGTCTCATTTGATGAGTAATTGGAGAATTTTCCCAATTTTTAAATCTTAATTTTTGTGTAACatcaatatttaataaatcttccTTTCTAGAGACTTCTTTAGAGCCATATATGgtattataatattgatatccAACTTTTTGAATTGATTTCTTACCCTTTGGATGTGTGACACttatgattatgattaaTGTGATGACtaatatgatgaatttcaataatggatttttcctgaaaaagaataatagtTTCCTTAAAGTGGAAAGAGTATATCTTTCTATTGTGAGGTAGAGTTGGtttaacttttttttcaagttggatgatgatgaagatgatgaagatgatgaagatgatgacgatgatgatgatgaattatttaagaAAGGACTGGATGTTTTCCTAGATAtagtatcatcattatcgaGGAAATCAAGTTCATTGTCGAATGTAGGTCTTGACAttgcttttttttttttctctctATGTATCCTATCTAGCTAGCAAGCAAGCTATTATGCAATGTATCCACTGGACCAACTCAAAGATGTATATATCTCTGAACTAATATAGCAATCCTTTGGATACGAAATACAGCAAATCTTAGAAGTACAAAAAAGTATCACTATTTTTCCTataagataataataatggcaGAAAGGACACTTTGTTCTTTATATCTTTATAAATGATGGATAGAGTCGAGGTCGAGGTCGAAGTCGAAGTCGAAGTCGAAGTCATAGTAAAGGATTCGCGAGAATTCTACGGAAGTATAAGATGTTTGACCTGTTCAGGAAGAGCAGAGTAGAACATACTGTAGAGGAGAAGTTTATTTTGCATGGGAGGTTGCGTTCCTATGTACGTACAACTGTAAGTAAATCTGTGCTTTTGAACAGAGTTTGTTCATTAGCTAGTTAGCTAGTTAGTTTGTTAGTTTGTTGATATTCTAACATCCTCCCAGAGGAAACAAAACACGTCGAGAAGTTCTGAAAACAACTCGCATCGATCGGATCCGTCTTATTCTCTGGAAGCAGTCAGAGTCCGTTAGCGAAATACCCCCAAGTGTGGTCCCTTCCTACGGCAGTAAGTAGAGAAAGGTTATCTGTAGCGTTTAATTCATGGCATCACCACTCTCTGTTCTTCCCGTACTAGACGTACTACCCCATGCGAGGGGCAGCACACGCGAAATAATCGCCGCTTTGAGAAATAACctttttcttaatataGCACCAGTACGTAGCGGTGCGTGCTAGTGAGTGCTACGGTAAGGGTGAGGGTAAAAGGGGAAAGATAAATGTGTCCCCTTGCTGTACGGGATTTCACTCGATCTTCCCATCTATGTGCCatattaatttaatataatgCTACCGTTTCCGGTACAGTTAGTTGTCTCTTGGGCGGGGTTTTGGTTTTCCTTTTGGCGtgttgttttcttttctttttctttttccttttccttttctttttccttttccttttccttttcctttttcttaCGCGTACGGATACGCGTACCCAGCGGAAAGAAGTTGTTTCGCGCTTTGCTTTAGATTTGTTGAAGAAGTACTGAGAGTTCTGCTaatatatctatttatATACGCTGTATCTAACGCTTGAACCAAATTACTAAATATAACCATCACCACCGTCAACTGAACACATTGatagaagatgaaatgtAGAACCCATCGATCGGGCAAATCTTGCAAGGCCATCATTTAAAAAAGAGATTATGCtgtcttgtcttgtcttgtcttgccttgtcttgtcttgtcttgtcttgtcttgtcttTGTTCTATTTACTATCACACTCAAGAAATGTGTCATATATGCTGAGGACCAGGCGTTATGTATTTCATCTCGCGCTGATTTTTAACTTTTTCTACCTAGATAAGTTTGATCAAACACTttaactaataataataataatagtagtagtacTGGTACTAGTATAAGGCATGATCTCTATAGAATGGCCTTTGCAGAACGTCTGCTGGCAATATATCATATACTATAATAACTGGTTGAATATGTCAACCTCAATGTAGCCTTAAAAGATTACCCGgataattataattttattttaccCTTTTAGGAAGGTCCAATTTGGTTTCCCGATTTGGATAGTGGAAAAAGGCAAGAAAA includes:
- the HYP2 gene encoding translation elongation factor eIF-5A (similar to Saccharomyces cerevisiae HYP2 (YEL034W) and ANB1 (YJR047C); ancestral locus Anc_1.478) — translated: MSDDEQHTFETADAGSSATYPMQCSALRKNGFVVIKGRPCKIVDMSTSKTGKHGHAKVHLVAIDIFTSKKLEDLSPSTHNMECPVVKRTEYQLLDIDDGYLSLMTMDGETKDDVKMPEGELGETMRAAFDEGKDLMVTIIAAMGEEAAISFKEAPQGN
- the NDAI0G00360 gene encoding uncharacterized protein; this encodes MSRPTFDNELDFLDNDDTISRKTSSPFLNNSSSSSSSSSSSSSSSSSSNLKKKLNQLYLTIERYTLSTLRKLLFFFRKNPLLKFIILVITLIIIISVTHPKGKKSIQKVGYQYYNTIYGSKEVSRKEDLLNIDVTQKLRFKNWENSPITHQMRHQDYIEDELIGYVSNLDLKKLNIEKDNDDNDNNGHGHGSKKLENEFHKDYDTLVKCEDLQYTNIIEHSRWNKILEDDLMELRRDLRKNDKFLGKELSSDNEKDWSEEKIINEHWMRFGGSSVWLEREQCHVMFSRIVYTRNGVRDHPHVSMIRAQAFDKDWNELIGKRIPYNDLIPHKDIELEIQKLDEELGMHSCDHLKKDKTLYETCVVDNTRREMEAKKRKEEILSQYFITYPTVLDIKYNTNGDWKGPEDPHVILRKTDNMEEPLVIFNMEDDEEEKRRVFSFMPHRRNTPLIKFTLPDASRKFKEKEKNWAPFFHQTSSESAFSRGIIYFIYSFSPLEILKCSLNDGICEMVFEAKTLDLSDDNKFGGMRGGTQFVPLPELLPHVKGKQIWVGFPKLHIEHCGCGERFYRPMLSLLVESNGVYHQELAVPDIDFDMDVLSWDQKGTHCGQHNVLSPNSIDSWEVASQTSHPKRFEDYMTLTFSEADANTRVIILRGILNYILNMYKEKDMMENFEVSKKSSIIIGQTLKCVVKQSKEDCKVYGDAHPEPKEN